One genomic segment of Deltaproteobacteria bacterium includes these proteins:
- a CDS encoding methionyl-tRNA formyltransferase, whose translation MTLKNSITKVVFMGSPDLAGTILKVLLEYKNLVEVTGVVTQPDKPAGRGKKITPPPVKIIAQQHNLPVLQPIKMKTTETSAQIQALSPELIIVAAYGRILPTSILNLPSLGCINVHASLLPRFRGASPIAHTILHGDTEGGVSIMHMDEGLDTGPVYAMRAIKIDENETGHTLAEKLAKLGADLLIEVLPKIISKQLLPSPQAIEGVSYAKLLNKNDGWLDFTKDANELARQVRALIPWPLAFITRKNERIQVLAAHALDGQGETGHVVAANSAGVAVACKRGVLVLDTVKPAGKSAMSAASWVAGRAIAIGDAFNLSSNQVPDTAHAGKR comes from the coding sequence ATGACCTTAAAAAATTCTATTACCAAAGTAGTTTTTATGGGTAGTCCCGATTTAGCTGGGACTATATTAAAGGTATTGCTTGAGTATAAAAATCTGGTTGAAGTAACAGGCGTAGTTACCCAACCTGATAAACCTGCGGGTCGCGGCAAAAAAATAACCCCTCCACCAGTTAAAATAATTGCACAGCAGCATAATTTGCCGGTTTTACAACCAATCAAAATGAAAACAACAGAAACCTCGGCGCAGATACAAGCATTATCACCTGAGCTTATTATTGTTGCTGCCTATGGTCGTATTTTGCCTACTAGCATTTTAAATCTGCCATCATTAGGTTGCATCAATGTTCATGCGTCATTATTACCGCGTTTTCGTGGAGCCTCACCTATTGCCCATACAATTTTGCATGGTGATACAGAAGGTGGGGTCAGCATTATGCATATGGACGAAGGCTTAGATACCGGGCCGGTTTATGCAATGCGAGCAATTAAAATAGATGAAAATGAAACGGGACATACCCTCGCTGAGAAATTAGCCAAACTTGGCGCTGATTTGCTAATTGAAGTGTTGCCAAAAATTATATCAAAGCAATTGTTGCCATCACCACAAGCTATTGAAGGTGTTTCTTATGCCAAGTTGTTAAATAAAAATGATGGATGGCTTGATTTTACCAAAGATGCAAACGAACTGGCTCGTCAAGTTAGAGCATTAATTCCCTGGCCGTTAGCTTTCATTACGCGAAAAAACGAGCGCATTCAAGTGCTTGCTGCCCATGCTTTAGATGGTCAAGGTGAAACTGGACATGTAGTAGCGGCAAATTCAGCCGGCGTTGCGGTTGCATGTAAAAGAGGTGTGCTTGTTTTAGATACCGTAAAACCAGCAGGAAAAAGTGCAATGAGCGCTGCGTCTTGGGTTGCGGGTCGCGCAATAGCTATTGGTGATGCTTTTAATCTGTCTAGTAACCAAGTGCCAGATACGGCTCATGCTGGTAAAAGATAG
- the def gene encoding peptide deformylase, protein MAVRQICIWPDPVLLQKANEVKEVDASIKTMVSDMFETMYKYNGIGLAANQIGVTKRVIIIDLDPKNQSQDDDEVHQELESWNFTGPVALINPEIIKSEGEIIWEEGCLSVPGISEEVKRNEHVWVSAIDVNGNPLEIEAHGLFAVALQHETDHLNGRVFVDYLSKLKRDVIRRKMKRLSEKESTNVSSKAMI, encoded by the coding sequence ATGGCTGTCCGCCAAATCTGCATATGGCCTGACCCTGTGCTTTTACAAAAAGCTAATGAAGTAAAGGAAGTCGATGCCAGTATTAAGACCATGGTTTCTGACATGTTTGAGACTATGTATAAATATAACGGTATCGGTTTAGCGGCAAATCAGATAGGCGTAACAAAACGGGTTATTATTATCGATTTAGATCCTAAAAATCAGTCTCAAGATGACGACGAAGTGCATCAAGAATTAGAAAGTTGGAATTTTACTGGTCCGGTAGCTTTAATAAATCCTGAAATTATAAAATCAGAAGGCGAAATTATTTGGGAAGAGGGTTGTTTGTCAGTACCGGGAATCAGTGAAGAAGTAAAACGCAATGAACACGTTTGGGTAAGTGCTATCGATGTGAATGGTAACCCATTAGAAATTGAAGCTCATGGGTTATTTGCAGTTGCTCTACAACATGAGACTGATCATCTTAATGGGCGAGTTTTTGTTGATTACCTCTCAAAATTAAAACGAGATGTTATTCGTCGTAAAATGAAGCGTTTATCTGAAAAAGAATCAACAAATGTTAGTAGCAAAGCGATGATATAA